The Vigna unguiculata cultivar IT97K-499-35 chromosome 1, ASM411807v1, whole genome shotgun sequence nucleotide sequence ATCTTCCATAATAAGTTCCGAATAATTTCCGCTCTATTATACCTACATAGAGACAAGTTATAGAATCTCAGAATGCAGATAGATTGCAAAATACAGTAATAACAATAACTATGCTTGATAGTAAATAGCATTTCAAAGAGATACTTACACATAAGCCATTAGGCAACGTTTATTTCGGACTAAAGCAAGATGATGGATAAGAGCTCCGTAGTGATCTGCATTTCTTGCTGTTTGGATATCCAAACCTTCTTCCTGTATCTTCCTGTTTACACAGAACAGCACATGCACAAATGGGAATGgataatgaaatgaaaagtgATGTTCAAGGAAAACCTACGAATGCGAGTTCATCATCCCTTGCTTCACTTTGTAATGTGGTTTCTCACACACAAGCTCGCattcaaaatacattaatagCACACTCCAATGTAGAAAAGGGGGACACATAAAAAAGAAGCAGGACAGCACATTGATGTTACCTTATCAGGGACTGCAGTTCAAGGTGATGTTGACTGCATTCTGCAACTACTTGTTGAAACAAGTCACTCTACAAGATTATTGGCAAAATAATCAATACAAGTATGCACATAGCCATAACAATATAGAGTAGGTACTGAGTTACAAACCCACAGGAAAAGGTCTATAGAAAACAAAGagcaaagaaaataaaggaatCAAATAGCAGTATCATACATAAAAAATACTTCATCAAGGACGTGATGTCATAGACTGAAACATAATGACTCCCAATACACCAAAACCATTTCTGACTGCAATTAGGGTAGCTTCTCCAAGCCTTTTTACCCCCCTTCAGAGTGGGAGGAGATGTATGAAAATGATAGAAATGattgagaaatttaaaaaaggaCCTAACACAAGCAGTTaatgaatttaagaaaaaatatttcatacgTGAAATAGCTACTTGAATTCTGAATCAAATCAAAAAGATCTTATCCATgcaaacaatttcaatttttcatctCACAACTTCTCAAGGTTGTCGACTTGCTATAGCATTCAGAGTTCAATTCAGAGGTGAATTACACTGACTAACCCGAACCTTTGACGCAATGCAGTATTTAAATCGAAAGAAAGTAATGTAGATCCAGATACTGCCTAGTACAAAGGCAAAGGGAAGATTTAAGAAGAATTAAAGCACCCTCGGTTAGGTTAATGTAATACATTCTCATAACACAAATTGCCATCACCAAGCATAAGTAACATTGGCTGCCATTACATACAACTACAAATCTCTGAATGCATAAAACTCAAACGTGGTCCACGCAAGCTTTTCCAAATTTATTCCAAAacttaataagaaaatatatcaCACACACAAGAGTACCAATTTTAGAATTTGGAGTTAAGGTCAAACTTTATCTGACAAAACTAGTTAGCAAGGTGATAACTACACGAGCTTTATGAGCTCTATGTATGGTCTGTTAAGTACTTCTAGAGAAGTTTACCCAAAGAAGCTCTTAAGTCATATCTCTAGTCTATGAAACTAGATCCCCACCTTTGAGACTGCAACTAAAAGCAGGCCACAAAGAAACTAGGCGGACTAGGGGAGTATGCAATTAAAGCACCTTTCTAACATACCTGCTGATATTGTAATGTGTTTTCCACTATACAAGACGGTTTTCCAACATAACCCAACaattgtagaaaataaaaataagaataaccCACTAAAAATGAAGAACTGGGCTTACATTGAATGACACAAGCTGGCCCTTATCTCCGCTTGCAAATTCTTTCACAAGTTGGCAAGCTGTTCTCCCATACATGTTCAAAGCTCAAACTTCCACTACACAGCCTTGAAAacagaaaagaataaaattgacaaGTAATACTGTAAACAGCACagatagaaaacaaaaattgtctGAATGAAAAGGCAATAATTTAGCAGACGGTCAAAAGTGGtgacataaaaacaaaaattcccAAATTCACATGTAAGATGAATCTCATAACATTAACCAAACATGTAATGTGCGTCTTATTGGAGGCTCAACAAATCAAGCTCGGGAGCCcagaacaaaacaaaagaacaaGAATTAAAAGAGCACATAACTTAATTACTAAGAAAATGGAAGCAGAGGTTCTCCTTGCAAATCAAAATGCACCTCGTCCCATGATATAGATGATTTCTGTTAGACAGTTATAACTGTCATCGTTACCATGTATTCTCCAAAacaattcatttcaaaaataataaagctAGCTATCAGTATTATGCAGAAACTTCCTTCAATATTTGCTCTCTGATCTCACATCCACTCagcaaacacgaaaccctattCTCCACCAAAAcaattcatttcaaaaaataataaagctAGCTATCAGTATTATGCAGAAACTTCCTTGAATATTTGCTCTCTGATCTCACATCCACTCagcaaacacgaaaccctagttccacaaatattttataagaaaattcaaaaatactAGCACAAGATAAAGCACTGCAAGTAGCTAGCAGAGCTTATCCACATCAATACTAAAAGGAAGATTAAGAGCAATTCATGCCAAAACATTTTTCCTTGTtacaaaaaaagtaaacaaaactTATTTTCTAGATAAGCAAATTATAACTGTTTTTGAAATGGAAATCCCCAAAAGCTACTCTGAAATTCATCAACTTTAGGTCCACATGTTAATCAAGCAACAAAGAGAACCTAAAGAGATCTGCAGACAGGGGATGTGCCTACAATTGGTCACCTTTACATCCATATATTCTATCCCTTGTAAAATATTATCAGCTTTTTTATTCACGTATTAATATGTTCATTTGTTCACCAAAAGAcaatatgtttgttttagtgcAATCATATGAAACTCTTCTTGAGTCCTTTCTTTAGCtataataattatcaaaagTAAGAATATAAAcagataataattttatttacttgtaAATAAAGGTAAAATGAGCTGTAAATAATTAGTTGAGACTTGCACTCCAGTTTAGTTGGATTGTAGTAAAAAGATTAAAGAATGTTAAATTAT carries:
- the LOC114178773 gene encoding probable DNA replication complex GINS protein PSF1: MYGRTACQLVKEFASGDKGQLVSFNSDLFQQVVAECSQHHLELQSLIRKIQEEGLDIQTARNADHYGALIHHLALVRNKRCLMAYVYNRAEIIRNLLWKIGHVLPQEIEEKLSHAEEEHFKKHSTALKSYMSKVMVDLTVDMVPPKDPYIKVRVLDDIGDGILLSDDKTANFACHSMHLLKRTDAEQFISRGQMEELSG